GCCGGGACCCCTCCCGAGGCCAGTGTCTCCCCCGGCTCCGCGTCTCCCTCCTTGTCTGTGTCGGCGCTACAGTGACTCGGGGTGGGACTGTCCTCCCTCTGCAGAGGCAGCGGCCTACCGGACCCCTCTGTACGGACAGCCCTCCTGGTGGGGCGAGGATGAGGGCGACAGTCCGTGTGAGGACCGGCGCCCGGAGGAGCCCGACCCAGGTGGGTCCCCGGAAGCCCCGGAGGTGCCTGCTCTGGGGGAGACGGCGGCCTTGGCAGACACGGGCGGGGTGAGGATGCTACCCTGCAGCCCCAAGGACGTGTTTTCTCCCCCCACCGACGTAGAGCGGCCCAAGGAGCCGTCGCAGCAGGACAGGGAGCTGGCCGGGACAACGGCCGGCTTCCGGGCCGCAGCGGAGCCCCCCAGCTACGCGTTCAGGCGGGAGCCCAGTTACTTCGAGATCCCCACGAAGGAGGCCCCGCCGCCACGGCCCCCCGAGGCGCCGGTGCAGGAGGCCCCCACCAAGGACGTGGAGCCCGGAGTGGCCGGTGCAGCCCCCGTGGTACAGAGCCACGCCTCCTTCACCATCGAGTTTGACGACGGCAGCCCCGGCAAGGTTAAGATCAAGGACCACGTCACCAAGTTCTCCCTGCGCCAGAGGAGGCCGCCCGGCAGGGAGGCCACGCCTGCGGAGGCCGTCTCCGCAGAGACCAAGGTGGCCGACTGGCTGGTGCACAATGACCCCAGCCTGCTGTGCCGGGCCGGCCCCGGTGATGACCGCCACAGCACCAAGAGTGACCTGCCCGTGCACACCCGCACCCTCAAGGGTGAGTGCCGACCGGCTGCCCCACCACGGGCCCCGGGACCGCCCCGCGGCCCCCTCACCTCCCTGGGGGCGCCCCGGTCAGGTTGGTTGATGTCCCGTGTGCAGGCGATTGTGCTGGACTCGCCTCGCGCTCGGGGCCGTCCAGCGTGTTTCGGCCGCTCGTCTCGGCCGTGTGGGGCGGGGTGTGGGGCCCTGTGTCCCCAAGCACCTGTGACAGCTGGGGATCCCCCACTCCTAGGCCACAAGCACGAGGACGGCACACAGAGCGACTCGGAGGACCCCACGGCCaaggcggcggcggccggggtCCCTGCGGAGGGCGGCGGGGCGCAGGTGCGGCTGCAGAGGCAGCTGAAGCGGGACCCCCAGGAGCTGCTGCACAACCAGCAGGCCTTCGTCATCGAGTTCTTCGACCAGGACGCGCCCCGCAAGAAGCGCTCCCAGTCTTTCACGCACACCCCTGCCGGGGACCCCAAGGCCGACAAGCGTCGAGGCCCCGGGCCGGCCGACAGGGACCGCCCCAGCGccctggccccggccccggccccggcgcggGGGACGGGCGGCAGCTCGGGGCCACAGCGGGCCAGCTCGCTCAAgcgggagaggacagaggagcgGCTGGGGGGGTCCTCACCCgccccccgggcctccccgcGGCCCTTCGGCAGCGTGGGGCGCCGTTCCCGTCTGGCCCAGGACTTCATGGCTCAGTGCCCGTGGGACGGCTCCCCtgccgcccggcccggccctgaCAAGGCATCCCCGGAGTCGCCTGCCCCTGAGACCCCCCGTGGGGCCAGCCCCGTGGCCCCTGCgaccccgccgccgccccccgccgACCCCCAGCTGACCAAGGCTCGGAAGCAGGACGAGGACGACAGCCTGAGCGACGCGGGGACTTACACCATCGAGACGGACGTGCAGGATCCGGAGGTGGAGGAGGCCCGCCAGATGATTGACCAGGTCTGCGCGGCAGGGGCGTGGGGGCCCGGCCGGGAGGGGACGGGCGGTCGGTGGGTTGGCGCCGACCCGGGCCTGGCCGTCCCTCCCCGCAGGTCTTTGGGGTACTTGAGTCTCCCGAGCTCTCCAGGGTGTCCTCGGCCACCTTTCGTCCGGTCATCCGAGGGGACAGAGACGCGGCCGGTGACGGGGTGGCCCAGCGCATGGCCCTCCTGCAGGAGTTTGCCTCCCGGCCAGTGGGCATAGACCCCCAAGGGGGGCTCCAGGTATGCGGGACACACACTGCTCCGGGGAGGGGCCGGGCGAGGGAGGACGGCAGCCAGGCTGGGGCCCCGCCCTCGGGTCCTGTACACACGCACTCGAGGGTTGTGGCCTGGCCTGCGCGACGACGTTCCAGCCCGTCTGCGAGGCTGGGTGGAACCTTCCGTGAGTGGCCCGCCTGGCggctgggcggggggcggggggccctgTGTGGAGGGCTCAAGGGCAGGCCCTGGGGCTCTGAGTcgggtggggcccctgggtatGCCTGTGCCCACGGGCAGGGCCGGCCTGAGTCACAGCTGCTGACCTCCGGGCCGCCAAACTGGGCTCGGACCAGGTAGTTACGTCGGCAGTTGCGTGGGGCTCCCGCCAGCCCAGGGGAGCGCGAGGGGTCGCCTGGCTGCCTCTGATGGAGGAGCGTGCCGCAGGTGCAGGGATGGCGTGTTTGGGCCAGGTGTGGGGGGAGCTGCCCCgctgccccccccgccccttgcTGCAGACACAGCTTGCCCTTCGCTCCGCAGGGCCTCACGGTGCCGGGCTCCCCCGGGGGTCAGAAGTGGGTGTCCCGCTGGGCCAGCCTGGCTGATAGCTACTCAGACCCAGGCCTGGCAGGTAAGTGGTTCCGGGCCagcagaggggtgggggatggagggggagggggagggggaggggggggaaggagTGGCCTCAGGCCCTCGTGCTGGACACTCGGGTGCGCGTGCGCGCCGGCTGTCTGGAGGAAGGCCGGGCTTCCGGCGCTCCTGAGGGCCTACAGGCGTGTGGCCACTCCAACCAGGTCGCCCCTGTCTTTGCAGAGGAGGGCCCCGGGCGCAGAGCCGGGGAGCTCGAGGGGGCTCTGCCCGTGCGCCAGCGACGGCTACTCCCACAGCTGCCCGGCGACAGGGCAGACAGCCCTGGGGGCCTTGAGGCCACCAGGAGgagcggccccgggcctccggAGCCGGGCAGTGAGCAGGCCAGCTGCCTCTTGGGCCAGGAGGACTTGGAGCCCGACAGCCTCAGCGATGCCAGTGGGTCGGATGGTGGGCGGGGCTCCGAGCTGGGCGGGGCCCCGCGTGAGGAGAGACGCAGGAGCCCCCAGGAGGGTCCCGCGTGGACGAAGGGCCGGCGCTCGCCAAGGGCCCCCGGGGAGCCAGCCCCCACCTCTTTCTTCATTGGGGACCAGAACGGGGAGGCGGCCTTCCCCAGGAAACCGTCTGTGGCTCCGGGGGAGGCGGAGGGCCCAGGACGGGTAGCCCAGGCCAGCCCCCCGGTGAGGGACGGCGTCTACGTGAGCACCAGCGGGAGGATGGTCATCCAGCTGCGGACAGGGCGGTCCCCGGAGCCCGAGGGCTCTTCCCCGGCCTTGGTGCGGCAGGAGAGCTTCAGCAAGGAGCCGGCCGCTGGCCCCCCGGCGCCTGGCCAGCTTCCACACATCTCCAGCCACCCCCTCCTGCAGGACCTGGCCGCGGCCCGGGCCTCACGCACAGACCTCCACCCTCAGGACACCCACCTGATTCTGAAGGAGACGGAGACGGCCCTGGCAGCCCTGGAGGCCCGACTGCTTTCCAAGCCCACGGACGAGGCCGAGGGCCAGATGGGCAGTGCCCCCGGGCCGCCGGACGACTCCCTGTCCGGGGACTCTGACGTGGACACGGCTAGCACTGTGAGCTTGCTCAGCGGTAAGAACGGGCCCAGCCCGACCGGCGCCCAGCCCACGGGGCTGCAGAAGGACAAGCCGCCGTCCCCGCCGGCAACACAGGACCCGGGGACCGTCTCCTTGAACAGCGCCCGGGACCGGCTGTCAGAGAAGCGTCGCCCGCCGGGCCCTACCGACGTGAGGCGCGTGGCTGCGCGGCGTGGCCCTGGGCCCCGGGTGCCCTCGGACTGGCCTGATGAAGAACGAGGCTCGGGCCCGGCCCACCCGCCTGGCACGGACACGGTCACCTGTGACCACGAGCCCCCCGCGGCCAGCGGGGCAGGGCGGCCAGGGCCTCGCCGGAAGCCTGCGGCCCCACCGCCGTCTCCAGCCACCCGGGAGGAGCCGGGCCGAGGCCCCACGGGCTCCCAGAAGGCACAGCAGGTGCTGACCCGCTCCAACAGCCTGTCCACCCCCCGGCCCACGCGGGCCTCCCGGCTGAGGCGGGCCCGGCTGGGGGATGCCTCGGACACGGAGGCTGCAGACGGGGAACGGGGACCCCCAGCCAACCTGGAGCCAGTGGGCCGGCCGGCTGCCGAGCAGGCCAAGAAGTTGTCACGCCTGGACATCCTGGCCATGCCGCGGAAGCGGGCCGGGTCCTTCACGGGGCCTGGCGACTCGGAGGCGGCCCCCGCCCGGGCCGGCTTCTCCGGCCGCAGCGTCGAGCTGTACTGCGCCGGCCGCAAGCCCGTCATGGCCGAGGCGCGGGCCGCTGCCAGGAAGGCCGCCAGTTCCACCACGGTGCCCCGCCAGCCCTTCAGCAGGGCCCGCCCGGGCAGTGCCCGATACTCCTCGCCCAGTGAGTGCCGGGGGCAGCCAGCCTGGGCGGTGGGTTCCTGTGCTGGCCTGGTGCAGGGCCGCGGGGTCCCGGTTCCAGCCCGCGGGGAGCCCCCGCTCCCGCAAGCAGGCGTGTCTCCCCAGACACGCGCGAGTGCCATGGGAGGCCCGGGCCGCAGGGGGGCGGGGCTCTCGCTGACCCCGGGGGGACCCGCGTGGCTGCGGACAGCCGGCCGGGCTGCTCGCTCTTCCCTGGCGCTCTGGGCTGGCATCCGGCTCACGAGGTACAGGCAGAGGCCCCAGCCGTGCCCCGGGGCCCGGGGAGGGTGTCTTCCCTGGAAGCCCACAAAGCCCGAGGCGGGGGAGGGCCGTGTCCGTCTCCCACGCACCCCTGGGCAGAGGCCCCGGGCCGCCCGCGGTCTGTGCGCACGCACGGCGAGGACAGACGGGGCCGTGGCGGCTGGCGCTGGTCTCCTGCCCGGGGGTGGCCCTATGTCTTGCCCGCTGGGGAGCCCGTCCCCCGAGCGAACTGAAGGGTGGGCTCTCTGGCCCAGCTCCTCGAAGCTCCTGTGCCTCCCACAGCTGCAGAAGCAGGGCACCCCTGCTTTCTGGTCccgggcgggggggtgggggcggccatGGGGGCCTCCACCCCCGCTGGGGGCAAGGGGTGCCGAGGGCCGGGCTCCACTGGAGGACGAAATAGGGGCAGTGTGGTCCGGGATCGGGGACCCACTGCCCGTCCCCGTGTTTTCCCTCTGAGTGTGTTTGCCGCCGCTGTGGGGAGTCAGGTCTGAgaccagggaggggctggggtgatCCACGTGGAGAGTTTCGCCCTGATTTGGGGTCTCCGTGGGTCCCATTTCCTGCCGCTAAGGGCGCTGACCTCCCCATGGGACGCGCGGCTGCCCGGGGCCGATCAGCTCCAGCCGTGGAGACGCCGGGCTGCCCGCCCCCCGTCGGCTTCTCGGCCGGCGGTGGCCTGTCCCGCGGTGCCGGGCCCTCGCCCAGAGGGGCCTGGGCTGCCGCAGCGTGCTGAGTGCTGCTCTGTTCTGTTCTTGCTCCTGGAACGAATGCTCGCGCCCAGGCACACGCCGGCGGCAGCAGGGCTCAGACTGCACGTCCACGTCCGAGGAGGAGTACGGCTCCCCCAAACACGCACGCGCCCGCACCTCGGCAGCCACGCAGACCCCACGGGCCGGCAGCTCCGGCCGGACCCGACCCCGGGCCCCCGGCCTCCGGGACACAGACGACGAGGAGGAGGATCCCGACCCCTACGGTTTTATCGTGCAGACGGCAGAGATCGCGGAGATTGCCAGGTGAGCCGTCCATGCAGAGGGCGCCCCCCGccctggcagggcagggcagggcagggcagggcaggcctgggcTTCAGGCTCTCTTCCCAGACAGGCTCCGCGGACGCTTGTCAGACGGATGGTTCGCGGATGATCGCGTGTGGACGGGTGGGCGGGTGTGGGACCTCCGGGCTGAGGAAGGGCTCCGCCATGGTTGTTAAAGATGAACTCTCTTGTGTGGTCATTTGCCGAGTCACCTCTGGCCGGGTGCTGGGAAGGACAGTGCAGACGTGGGGGGCTGTTGCTGGGGAGCGGCCGTTGGCTGAGCACTGCAGGGCTCACGGCAGGGCAGGAGCCTGGGCCTGGGCTAACGGTGAGTGTTTGGTGCTGAGGATGCTAAGCTTGAGCCCGTGGGGCTCCTAGAAAGAGGTGACCAGAGGCAGGTGGTTCCCTGGAGAACAGCCCATGTGGGCGTGGAGACACAGGGCTGGTGACGGAGGCCGTGGGAGGCCGTGGAGACTCGAGGTGGAGCAGAGAGGACCTGCCAGGCATGGAGGGAAGGGGACCAGGAACCGAGCTCCCAAgacactgggggagggggcggtggctGTGCGCTGGGGTGGTGAGTGAGGGTTCTGGAAGGAGATACTTCACCCGGAGGAGGGAGGCGAGCAGGGTGCAGAGGAGAGAGGACGGGGAGTGGAGGGCCCCTGGGGGCTTTGGAGGCCTCTGCTTCCAGGGTGAGCAAGCTTGAGCATCTGCTACGctgggggccagagagaggagacggGTCTGGGGCAGGGGGCCGCGGGCACTGAGTCGGGCATGCGGGGCGGGGGGAGTCGGGCACTGAGGCAGGGGCAcgtggggcagggtggagggtcGGGCACTGAGGCAGGGGTACACGGGGCAGGGGGGAGTCGGGCACTGAGGCAGGGACACgcagcgcggggggggggggggtcgggccctgaggcaggggcatgtggggtggggggtggccgcAGGCACTGAAGCAGGGgcacgtggggtgggggggagtcgGGCACTGAGGCAGGAGCACGTGCCGGTTTGGTGCTGTTGTGAATTTGAGGGgcttcttctgtgttttctggaCGTAGGGAGGGTGGGGCCCAGTTGGGGGAGCCTCATCTTGAGGGGACCTAGGTCAGCCTTgccggggagggaggggccagcCAGGATGGTTTCCTCCAGCTGTGACTAGCATTTCTGGGGGCTGGGCTCGGGCGGCCCCGCCAGGCAGGGAGTGGATGGGCCCTGGGGGCCGGCTGGGAGGTGCCCTGGGTGGTGCTGAGACCGCCGAGGGCGGAGACCTGGTCCTCAGTGGCCTTGGAAGCCCCGTCCCTGTCCCTGGGGCGACCGCAGGCATTGACGTGGGGAGGAAGCTGGGTGGGGTGGGCCTTGTGCCCCTGCAGTGAGGGGGGATGGTGGCGGACAGTGACAAGGGGCTCCAGTGCCTCAAGCCTGGGCCGGGGGCTCCGGTGGCACAGGATCTGCTGGCTGTGGAACCCGATGAGCTTCGGGGACAGGGCACAGAGGCTGCAGGCTGGGCCTGGGGATCTCGCAGGCAGTAGGGCCAGAAGCCGTCCCCGGTCCCCGGGGGCTCAGGGGGACGCACGTCATCGCCTGTGCAGGGCGCGGGTGAGGCCAGGCTGATGCTGGGGGCTTAGCCTCCTTcggcctccccgcctcccctgcGGGCAGGTGCCCGGTCTCTGCCTGGCTTGTCAGCCTTTGCCTGATTCTGATCGTGGTCtgtgacccctcccccaccttggtGTCCCTGCCTGCGGAGGAGGGCTCGTGTGGCCACACGTTCTGTGGCAGCCCTGATGCCCGGCCCTGGTGGCCGGAGGAGGAGAGGGTGTGTGTGGCTCGCTCTGGAGCCCTTCCCACCTGGCCCTGCCGGGCCCAGCTCCGGCCACCCCTCAGGGGGCACTGGGGCCTTGAGCCTCCGGACGGGGCCCTGCCAACTCTGACGTTGCCAATGGCCGCTGGGGCACAGTCTGGGCCGGGCTGCGGGCCGCCTGCCCCTCACCGGCACTTGTCCCTTGGGAGGGGCTCCTGCCTGCACCTGAGAGGGGGAGGTCTGCCTGGGGACGGGCACCGGTTCTGTCAGCCTCCTGCTCCCCGACCTCCCAACACCGGCCCCCAGCCCGGAGGACCCCACGACACCTGCCTTCTTCCCTGCTCCCGCAGGCTGAGCCAGACGCTAGTGAAGGACGTGGCCATCCTGGCCCGGGAGATCCATGACGTGGCTGGAGACGGCGACTCGTTGGGCTCACCGGGGCCCGCCCGTAGCCCCTCCCTCAGCAACGTGCCCAGCACCCCTGCCTCAACCATCTCCGCCCGTGAGGAGGTgagcccagccccgcccccgctccccaAGCCGTGAGGTCCGGGCAGGCCGTGTCCGGCCTCCCCCCGCCCTGCGGCAGCTTCTGGCATACCTTGGCAGAGGGCGGACAGGCACCAAGGCTGTGCGTCCTCGCTCGGCTCCCCGAACAGCTGCCTTGGGGGCAGGGGCGTCCAGGAGCCCTGAGCACCCAGGGCGTGGGGTCGGCTGTCTCCTCGCTGTCGTGGCAGGGAGGCGCGAGTGCCCGCACCTGCTGGCGGGCGGCCCCCGAGGTGCGCTGACGCAGCCCTGCCCTGTCTGCAGCTGGTGCAACGAATCCCTGAGGCCAGCCTCAACTTCCAGAAGGTGCCACCTGGTCCCCTGAGCTCTCGGGACTTGGACCAGAATATGAACGACCGCTGTGAGGACCTCCTCGCCAACAAGATGCGGCCTTGGAACCGTGAGGAggcaggcgccccccccccccgccccgcctccctcccctgcaGACAGCTGGCCTGGCTGCACACAGGGGTCCCTCTGGCCAGGGGTAGGGTGTGCCCATGGCTCCCGGGCACCGCACCGACACCTGGTCCTCGCAGGTGATCTTTGACAACCTGATGCTCAACCCCGTGTCCCAGCTGTCCCACGCCATCCGAGAGAACACGGAGCACCTGGCCGAGAAGATGAAGTGAGTAGGG
This window of the Prionailurus viverrinus isolate Anna chromosome B3, UM_Priviv_1.0, whole genome shotgun sequence genome carries:
- the CEP170B gene encoding centrosomal protein of 170 kDa protein B isoform X1, with product MTPSPQGQTGLACAKMSVTSWFLVSSGGTRHRLPRELIFVGRDECELMLQSRSVDKQHAVINYDQDRDEHWVKDLGSLNGTFVNDVRIPDQKYVTLKLHDVIRFGYDSNMYVLERVQHRVPEEALRHEKYTSQLQVSVRSPAPRKGEALPQHTPYCESSSPRPERVDRRPGAEAAAYRTPLYGQPSWWGEDEGDSPCEDRRPEEPDPERPKEPSQQDRELAGTTAGFRAAAEPPSYAFRREPSYFEIPTKEAPPPRPPEAPVQEAPTKDVEPGVAGAAPVVQSHASFTIEFDDGSPGKVKIKDHVTKFSLRQRRPPGREATPAEAVSAETKVADWLVHNDPSLLCRAGPGDDRHSTKSDLPVHTRTLKGHKHEDGTQSDSEDPTAKAAAAGVPAEGGGAQVRLQRQLKRDPQELLHNQQAFVIEFFDQDAPRKKRSQSFTHTPAGDPKADKRRGPGPADRDRPSALAPAPAPARGTGGSSGPQRASSLKRERTEERLGGSSPAPRASPRPFGSVGRRSRLAQDFMAQCPWDGSPAARPGPDKASPESPAPETPRGASPVAPATPPPPPADPQLTKARKQDEDDSLSDAGTYTIETDVQDPEVEEARQMIDQVFGVLESPELSRVSSATFRPVIRGDRDAAGDGVAQRMALLQEFASRPVGIDPQGGLQGLTVPGSPGGQKWVSRWASLADSYSDPGLAEEGPGRRAGELEGALPVRQRRLLPQLPGDRADSPGGLEATRRSGPGPPEPGSEQASCLLGQEDLEPDSLSDASGSDGGRGSELGGAPREERRRSPQEGPAWTKGRRSPRAPGEPAPTSFFIGDQNGEAAFPRKPSVAPGEAEGPGRVAQASPPVRDGVYVSTSGRMVIQLRTGRSPEPEGSSPALVRQESFSKEPAAGPPAPGQLPHISSHPLLQDLAAARASRTDLHPQDTHLILKETETALAALEARLLSKPTDEAEGQMGSAPGPPDDSLSGDSDVDTASTVSLLSGKNGPSPTGAQPTGLQKDKPPSPPATQDPGTVSLNSARDRLSEKRRPPGPTDVRRVAARRGPGPRVPSDWPDEERGSGPAHPPGTDTVTCDHEPPAASGAGRPGPRRKPAAPPPSPATREEPGRGPTGSQKAQQVLTRSNSLSTPRPTRASRLRRARLGDASDTEAADGERGPPANLEPVGRPAAEQAKKLSRLDILAMPRKRAGSFTGPGDSEAAPARAGFSGRSVELYCAGRKPVMAEARAAARKAASSTTVPRQPFSRARPGSARYSSPSTRRRQQGSDCTSTSEEEYGSPKHARARTSAATQTPRAGSSGRTRPRAPGLRDTDDEEEDPDPYGFIVQTAEIAEIARLSQTLVKDVAILAREIHDVAGDGDSLGSPGPARSPSLSNVPSTPASTISAREELVQRIPEASLNFQKVPPGPLSSRDLDQNMNDRCEDLLANKMRPWNREEVIFDNLMLNPVSQLSHAIRENTEHLAEKMKILFQNSGRAWEELEARINSENEVPILKTSNKEISSILKELRRVQKQLEVINAIVDPSGNLDLLTGNRGAAGSAQLGKGRPAAQSPASPPSALPLRSCPPRANCGSPGLPDPAFLPDFLPDAERFLI
- the CEP170B gene encoding centrosomal protein of 170 kDa protein B isoform X2, with product MSVTSWFLVSSGGTRHRLPRELIFVGRDECELMLQSRSVDKQHAVINYDQDRDEHWVKDLGSLNGTFVNDVRIPDQKYVTLKLHDVIRFGYDSNMYVLERVQHRVPEEALRHEKYTSQLQVSVRSPAPRKGEALPQHTPYCESSSPRPERVDRRPGAEAAAYRTPLYGQPSWWGEDEGDSPCEDRRPEEPDPERPKEPSQQDRELAGTTAGFRAAAEPPSYAFRREPSYFEIPTKEAPPPRPPEAPVQEAPTKDVEPGVAGAAPVVQSHASFTIEFDDGSPGKVKIKDHVTKFSLRQRRPPGREATPAEAVSAETKVADWLVHNDPSLLCRAGPGDDRHSTKSDLPVHTRTLKGHKHEDGTQSDSEDPTAKAAAAGVPAEGGGAQVRLQRQLKRDPQELLHNQQAFVIEFFDQDAPRKKRSQSFTHTPAGDPKADKRRGPGPADRDRPSALAPAPAPARGTGGSSGPQRASSLKRERTEERLGGSSPAPRASPRPFGSVGRRSRLAQDFMAQCPWDGSPAARPGPDKASPESPAPETPRGASPVAPATPPPPPADPQLTKARKQDEDDSLSDAGTYTIETDVQDPEVEEARQMIDQVFGVLESPELSRVSSATFRPVIRGDRDAAGDGVAQRMALLQEFASRPVGIDPQGGLQGLTVPGSPGGQKWVSRWASLADSYSDPGLAEEGPGRRAGELEGALPVRQRRLLPQLPGDRADSPGGLEATRRSGPGPPEPGSEQASCLLGQEDLEPDSLSDASGSDGGRGSELGGAPREERRRSPQEGPAWTKGRRSPRAPGEPAPTSFFIGDQNGEAAFPRKPSVAPGEAEGPGRVAQASPPVRDGVYVSTSGRMVIQLRTGRSPEPEGSSPALVRQESFSKEPAAGPPAPGQLPHISSHPLLQDLAAARASRTDLHPQDTHLILKETETALAALEARLLSKPTDEAEGQMGSAPGPPDDSLSGDSDVDTASTVSLLSGKNGPSPTGAQPTGLQKDKPPSPPATQDPGTVSLNSARDRLSEKRRPPGPTDVRRVAARRGPGPRVPSDWPDEERGSGPAHPPGTDTVTCDHEPPAASGAGRPGPRRKPAAPPPSPATREEPGRGPTGSQKAQQVLTRSNSLSTPRPTRASRLRRARLGDASDTEAADGERGPPANLEPVGRPAAEQAKKLSRLDILAMPRKRAGSFTGPGDSEAAPARAGFSGRSVELYCAGRKPVMAEARAAARKAASSTTVPRQPFSRARPGSARYSSPSTRRRQQGSDCTSTSEEEYGSPKHARARTSAATQTPRAGSSGRTRPRAPGLRDTDDEEEDPDPYGFIVQTAEIAEIARLSQTLVKDVAILAREIHDVAGDGDSLGSPGPARSPSLSNVPSTPASTISAREELVQRIPEASLNFQKVPPGPLSSRDLDQNMNDRCEDLLANKMRPWNREEVIFDNLMLNPVSQLSHAIRENTEHLAEKMKILFQNSGRAWEELEARINSENEVPILKTSNKEISSILKELRRVQKQLEVINAIVDPSGNLDLLTGNRGAAGSAQLGKGRPAAQSPASPPSALPLRSCPPRANCGSPGLPDPAFLPDFLPDAERFLI